Below is a genomic region from Azoarcus sp. KH32C.
GCGATGACGCGGAAGGCTTGCGGAGTGATCTGTTCGATGGCGCGGGCGCCGGCGAGCTTTGCAACTGTCTTCAGGGCAACCGAATCGACATCCTCGCCCTGTACCACAAGATTCATCAGGCAACACTCCGGCGTTGAAGCGCTTCGCGGAGCACCTTGTCGGCGTTACGGATCATCTCTTCGGTCGTGTCCCAGCCAATGCAGGCGTCGGTCACGGAACAGCCGTATTTCAACTGCGACAGGTCGGCCGGAATCGGCTGGTTGCCGGATTCGAGGAAGCTTTCGATCATCAGGCCGACGACGGACTTGTTGCCTTCGCGGATCTGATGGATGACGTCCTTCATCACCAGCGGCTGGAGTTCGGGCTTCTTCCAGGAGTTGGCGTGGGAGCAGTCGACGACGATGTTTTGCGCGAGCTTGGCTTTCGCAAGTGCTTGTTCGGCGAGGGAGATCGACACCGTGTCGTAGTTCGGACGGCCGCCGCCGCCGCGCAGTACGACGTGGCCATAGCGGTTGCCGCGGGTGCGCAGGATCGCGGACTGGCCCTTGCCGTTGATGCCCAGGAAACTGTGCGGATGGGAGGCCGAGACGATCGCGTTGATCGCGACTTCGAGGTCGCCGTCGGTGGCGTTCTTGAAGCCGACCGGGGTCGACAGGCCGGACGACATCTCGCGGTGGGTCTGCGATTCGGACGTGCGCGCGCCGA
It encodes:
- a CDS encoding 3-deoxy-7-phosphoheptulonate synthase, which codes for MTVAQTENLNILSLDHMPSPEEIKARVPLTDRAAASVLAGRQALANILDRKDNRLFVVVGPCSIHDPVAGLDYARRLKVLADEVSETMLLVMRVYFEKPRTSTGWKGYINDPHMDDSFRIDEGMEKARRFLLDVNEIGLPAATEALDPIAPQYYGDLISWTAIGARTSESQTHREMSSGLSTPVGFKNATDGDLEVAINAIVSASHPHSFLGINGKGQSAILRTRGNRYGHVVLRGGGGRPNYDTVSISLAEQALAKAKLAQNIVVDCSHANSWKKPELQPLVMKDVIHQIREGNKSVVGLMIESFLESGNQPIPADLSQLKYGCSVTDACIGWDTTEEMIRNADKVLREALQRRSVA